In a single window of the Brachionichthys hirsutus isolate HB-005 chromosome 18, CSIRO-AGI_Bhir_v1, whole genome shotgun sequence genome:
- the bag5 gene encoding BAG family molecular chaperone regulator 5 isoform X2, which translates to MAVRWLCSLFGKPFDGGKRMDHGGPHHHQQQQQHPMEQQQPLYPQHPAMTRLYDVQREVASLGPQVCTFSGLQNDRDYKRLERDLTRLLLEVDQVDTEGKLELQGARKRAAQEVEGLLRYLEENATHPSRLAIEELSNEAQRLVDERVVAPQRAGGVNEINDDLVDDLQKLVLRLTQVKTEGRIPLRKARYRALTRLCAVQDVIEGRTQQQTLSLPLPGDTHQAVHCINQVMVKVSVARSQLVALLMGLSGRDSCAHLSRILTEMQVELDALDVSGNAAIRNYRKQVVEEINGLLKHLDLEGEGDDTRRYDLAQNNSIREIEAVRAHVSHLREGVLRHCVMGDLSFRPKAELQSLLTHLDQVDTARNPCIREARRRAVVEVQAIITFLDLREALVCRQPGPNEHPSHRAVWLVLGSLSDLQAQVLGFDGKRADKSYMMLEELLTKQLLVLDAVDPQGDETNKMARKQAVKFAQNILNYLDMKTDQWEY; encoded by the exons ATGGCTGTGCGCTGGTTATGCAG CCTGTTTGGGAAGCCCTTTGATGGGGGGAAGAGGATGGACCACGGTGGcccccatcatcatcagcagcagcagcagcatccgatggagcagcagcagccgctctACCCACAGCACCCTGCCATGACGCGGCTGTACGACGTCCAGAGGGAGGTGGCGTCTCTGGGGCCTCAGGTGTGCACATTCAGCGGCCTGCAGAACGACCGCGACTACAAGCGCCTGGAGCGCGACCTGAcccggctgctgctggaggtggaCCAGGTGGACACGGAGGGCAaactggagctgcagggagcccGGAAGAGAGCGGCGCAGGAGGTGGAGGGCCTCCTGCGCTACCTGGAGGAGAATGCCACTCATCCGTCCCGCCTGGCCATCGAGGAGCTGAGCAACGAGGCGCAGCGGCTGGTTGACGAACGCGTGGTGGCGCCTCAGCGCGCCGGCGGCGTCAACGAAATAAACGACGACCTGGTGGACGATCTCCAGAAGCTCGTGCTCCGGCTCACACAAGTCAAGACCGAGGGGAGGATCCCGCTCCGCAAAGCCCGCTACCGGGCGCTGACACGCCTCTGCGCCGTGCAGGACGTCATCGAGGGGCGTACGCAGCAGCAGACCCTCTCCCTGCCGCTGCCGGGGGACACCCACCAGGCCGTGCACTGCATCAACCAGGTGATGGTCAAGGTGAGCGTTGCGCGCAGTCAGCTGGTCGCCCTGCTGATGGGTCTGAGTGGGCGGGACAGCTGCGCCCACCTGTCGCGAATCCTGACGGAAATGCAGGTCGAGCTGGACGCCCTGGACGTTTCCGGGAACGCGGCGATCAGGAATTATCGGAAACAGGTGGTGGAGGAGATAAACGGGCTGTTAAAGCATCTGGacctggagggggagggagatGACACGCGCAG GTACGACTTGGCCCAGAACAACTCCATCCGGGAGATCGAGGCGGTGCGAGCGCACGTGTCCCACCTGCGAGAGGGCGTCCTGCGGCACTGCGTGATGGGGGACCTGAGCTTCAGGCCCAAAGCCGAGCTGCAGAGTCTCCTCACTCACCTGGACCAGGTGGACACGGCCAGGAACCCCTGCATCAGAGAGGCCCGCCGCCGCGCCGTGGTGGAGGTCCAGGCCATCATCACCTTCCTGGACCTCCGCGAGGCCCTGGTCTGCCGCCAGCCAGGACCCAATGAGCACCCGTCCCACCGGGCCGTGTGGTTGGTTCTGGGGAGCCTGTCAGACCTCCAGGCCCAGGTGTTGGGCTTCGACGGCAAGAGGGCCGACAAGAGCTACAtgatgctggaggagctgctgaccaagcagctgctggtgctggacgCCGTGGACCCGCAGGGAGACGAGACCAATAAGATGGCGCGGAAGCAGGCGGTGAAGTTCGCTCAGAACATTCTCAACTACCTGGACATGAAGACGGACCAATGGGAGTATTGA
- the bag5 gene encoding BAG family molecular chaperone regulator 5 isoform X1, protein MCANVFGVLKSLFGKPFDGGKRMDHGGPHHHQQQQQHPMEQQQPLYPQHPAMTRLYDVQREVASLGPQVCTFSGLQNDRDYKRLERDLTRLLLEVDQVDTEGKLELQGARKRAAQEVEGLLRYLEENATHPSRLAIEELSNEAQRLVDERVVAPQRAGGVNEINDDLVDDLQKLVLRLTQVKTEGRIPLRKARYRALTRLCAVQDVIEGRTQQQTLSLPLPGDTHQAVHCINQVMVKVSVARSQLVALLMGLSGRDSCAHLSRILTEMQVELDALDVSGNAAIRNYRKQVVEEINGLLKHLDLEGEGDDTRRYDLAQNNSIREIEAVRAHVSHLREGVLRHCVMGDLSFRPKAELQSLLTHLDQVDTARNPCIREARRRAVVEVQAIITFLDLREALVCRQPGPNEHPSHRAVWLVLGSLSDLQAQVLGFDGKRADKSYMMLEELLTKQLLVLDAVDPQGDETNKMARKQAVKFAQNILNYLDMKTDQWEY, encoded by the exons ATGTGCGCGAATGTGTTCGGAGTTTTGAAGAG CCTGTTTGGGAAGCCCTTTGATGGGGGGAAGAGGATGGACCACGGTGGcccccatcatcatcagcagcagcagcagcatccgatggagcagcagcagccgctctACCCACAGCACCCTGCCATGACGCGGCTGTACGACGTCCAGAGGGAGGTGGCGTCTCTGGGGCCTCAGGTGTGCACATTCAGCGGCCTGCAGAACGACCGCGACTACAAGCGCCTGGAGCGCGACCTGAcccggctgctgctggaggtggaCCAGGTGGACACGGAGGGCAaactggagctgcagggagcccGGAAGAGAGCGGCGCAGGAGGTGGAGGGCCTCCTGCGCTACCTGGAGGAGAATGCCACTCATCCGTCCCGCCTGGCCATCGAGGAGCTGAGCAACGAGGCGCAGCGGCTGGTTGACGAACGCGTGGTGGCGCCTCAGCGCGCCGGCGGCGTCAACGAAATAAACGACGACCTGGTGGACGATCTCCAGAAGCTCGTGCTCCGGCTCACACAAGTCAAGACCGAGGGGAGGATCCCGCTCCGCAAAGCCCGCTACCGGGCGCTGACACGCCTCTGCGCCGTGCAGGACGTCATCGAGGGGCGTACGCAGCAGCAGACCCTCTCCCTGCCGCTGCCGGGGGACACCCACCAGGCCGTGCACTGCATCAACCAGGTGATGGTCAAGGTGAGCGTTGCGCGCAGTCAGCTGGTCGCCCTGCTGATGGGTCTGAGTGGGCGGGACAGCTGCGCCCACCTGTCGCGAATCCTGACGGAAATGCAGGTCGAGCTGGACGCCCTGGACGTTTCCGGGAACGCGGCGATCAGGAATTATCGGAAACAGGTGGTGGAGGAGATAAACGGGCTGTTAAAGCATCTGGacctggagggggagggagatGACACGCGCAG GTACGACTTGGCCCAGAACAACTCCATCCGGGAGATCGAGGCGGTGCGAGCGCACGTGTCCCACCTGCGAGAGGGCGTCCTGCGGCACTGCGTGATGGGGGACCTGAGCTTCAGGCCCAAAGCCGAGCTGCAGAGTCTCCTCACTCACCTGGACCAGGTGGACACGGCCAGGAACCCCTGCATCAGAGAGGCCCGCCGCCGCGCCGTGGTGGAGGTCCAGGCCATCATCACCTTCCTGGACCTCCGCGAGGCCCTGGTCTGCCGCCAGCCAGGACCCAATGAGCACCCGTCCCACCGGGCCGTGTGGTTGGTTCTGGGGAGCCTGTCAGACCTCCAGGCCCAGGTGTTGGGCTTCGACGGCAAGAGGGCCGACAAGAGCTACAtgatgctggaggagctgctgaccaagcagctgctggtgctggacgCCGTGGACCCGCAGGGAGACGAGACCAATAAGATGGCGCGGAAGCAGGCGGTGAAGTTCGCTCAGAACATTCTCAACTACCTGGACATGAAGACGGACCAATGGGAGTATTGA